From a single Patagioenas fasciata isolate bPatFas1 chromosome 19, bPatFas1.hap1, whole genome shotgun sequence genomic region:
- the LYRM9 gene encoding LYR motif-containing protein 9 — translation MAPLPGAERVRTAVQLYRYLLRCCRRLPEEGARQHYRHAVRQSFKVHADEDDPERIQQIIKRAIEDADWVMNKYKKQK, via the exons ATGGCCCCGCTGCCGGGTGCCGAGCGGGTGCGCACCGCGGTGCAGCTGTACCGGTACCTGCTGCGCTGCTGCCGGCGGCTCCCCGAGGAGGGCGCGCGGCAGCACTACAGGCACGCCGTCCGCCAG AGTTTCAAAGTCCATGCAGATGAAGACGATCCCGAGCGAATCCAGCAGATCATCAAGAGGGCCATTGAAGATGCTGACTGGGTCATGAATAAA tataaAAAACAGAAGTAG